CGCGTAGCCGAGTTTGCCAAGCTCCCGCGCATCTTCGATTATTTCCAACTGCTCTTGTTCACTGGTATGCATGTAATTTTACTTTTCTTAAAAGGAATGCGTAACGCGCAGCTATTGAATAGCGTTTACCCAAAGGTTTGTCAAAAGATATGGAAGAAATCGTTGATTGAATGCACCCCCGCGAACTTGTTTGTCGGATTCTCGCGCGCCTTGACGAAGGATAGAGGTGGCAAGTACCCTCGACATTCTATTCCAGGAAGTATGATGATTCGCCCTCTACAAGAAAGCGATAAATCCGAATGGCTAAGGCTTCGTCATCGCCTTTGGCCTGATGCGTCGCTTGATGAACTCGCAGCAGAGGTCAATGATTATCAGGGTGAGGACGCAAAGACTATTGTGCTGGTTTGTGAACGTGAGTCGGGCGGATTGCAGGGGATGCTTGAAGTTTCGATTCGCGCTTATGCCGAAGGGTGCAACACCAACCATGTCGGTTATCTCGAAGGCTGGTACGTCGATGTCGATGTGAGACGGCAAGGCGTGGGGCGCGCGCTCGTCGAAGCCGCTGAAAACTGGGCAATCGCCCAGGGCTGCACGGAGATGGCATCCGATACCGAGATTGATAATCTGCTCAGTCAAAAAGCCCACGCGCAAATCGGCTACGCGGAAGTCGAACGCATTGTCTGTTTCAAAAAAGATTTAAAACGTGAGTAGGTTCATTGGATTTCATCAGGGATGGCAATTTCATATTTGGAGTTTGAAGAAATTATGGCAATTGAAAAAATCGCCGTCATTGGCGCAGGGACGATGGGACATGGGATTGCGCAGGTCGCCGCGCAAGCCGGTTACACGGTCACGCTCGAAGATGTGAATGAAGATTTTGTCGGGCGCGGACTTTCACGAATCAAAGACAATTTGGAAAAAGGATTGGAGCGCGGCAAAGTCACAGGCGATGAGATGCAGGCGACACTGGCGCGCATTCGCACCTCAACAGACTTGCAAGACGCGGTTGCCGATGCCGATTTGATAATCGAAGCGGTGATTGAAAAACTCGATGCCAAACAAAAGCTGTTTGGCGAACTCGACCGCATTTGCAAACCCGAAACCATTCTCGGAACCAACACCTCATCGCTCAGTGTGAGCGCGATTGCCAGTGCCGCGACCAAAGCCGAACGGGTCATCGGGTTGCACTTCTTCAACCCCGTTCACATTATGAAATTACTCGAAGTGGTTGTCGGTCACGAGACCTCGCGCGGAACGGTTGCCGCGGCGCTCGAATTTGCCAAGCGTATCGGCAAAGAAGCCATCACAGTTAAAGACACGCCGGGTTTTGCGACCTCGCGTCTGGGCGTGGCGCTGGGACTTGAAGCCATACGCATGCTTGAGCAAGGCGTAGCGAGTGCCGAAGACATCGATAAAGCGATGACGCTCGGTTACAACCACCCGATGGGTCCGCTCCGGCTGACAGACCTTGTCGGCTTGGACATACGCTTACACATCGCCGATTATCTTTTCGCGGAACTCGGTTCCGAAGTTTTTCGCGCGCCGGACCTGCTCAGACAAAAAGTTGCCGAAGGCAAACTCGGTAAAAAGACCGGAGTTGGCTTTTACGAGTGGGAATAGTTACCGGTCTTGAGTTAGTTGTTATTGGAGATTGAACCTGAGCCTTGAAATCGGCTACCGCAGCCGGTTTCAAGGTTCAGCGATTGAATACTTGAGTTTGATTTTGAGGAGGGTTATGGAACTGGAAAATGTGTTGGTTGAAAAACGCGGGCGAGTTGGCGTCATCATCGTCAATCGCCCGGATAAATTGAACGCGCTCAATTCGGCGACGCGGCGCGATATTTTGACCGCCCTTGATAAATTGGAAAATAACGAGGATGTGCGCGTTGTGGTGATTACCGGGGCAGGTGAAAAAGCTTTCATCGCCGGCGCGGATATCAACGAGTTCGCAGGGATGACAGCGGTCAAACAACGCGCCGTGATGAAAGGTCGCCGCGCTTTCGATGCCGTTGAAGATTTCACCAAGCCGGTGATTGCCCAGATTAACGGCTTTTGTTTAGGCGGCGGTTGCGAACTCGCTTTGGCTTGTGACCTTCGCATCGCTTCGACGAGAGCCAAACTCGGACAACCGGAAATCAAACTCGGCATCATTCCGGGCGGCGGCGGCACGCAGAGGCTTACGCGACTCATTGGCGAAGGCAAAGCGATGGAGTTGATTTTGACCGGCGATTTTATTTCGGCGGAAGAGGCGCATCGTTTAGGCTTGGTTAATCACGTTTACGAACCCGAAGAACTCGAAGCCAAGACGATGGAACTGGCGAACCGCATAGCCGAGTTGAGTCCGGTTGCTTTGGCGATGGCGAAAGCCTCGGTGAAAAATGCGGCGCGCATGAATTTGCGTGAAGGGTTGGATTCGGAGGTCGATTTATTCGCCATCTGTTTTTCGAGCGAAGACAAAGAAGAAGGCGTCCGGGCATTCCTTGAAAAACGCAAACCGGAATTCAAAGGCAAATAATTAAGCGGCGAAGTTTCACGCTTGTGCAGTTAGTAAAGCCACCAAGCCGTACTCTCGGATTGCGCCCTGCTGCTTTGCGGCTAATGGTTTGGTGGTTTAATCATTGGCGACGCTTTCGGCAAGCGTGCGTTTGAAGTCCTGATAAAATTGCAATTGATAGAGCCGCCAGTAAAGACCGCGCTGATTTAAGAGTTCCTGATGGTTGCCCATTTCACGAATCTCGCCTTTGTGCATGACGATGATTTTATCAACCGATTGAATCGTGGACAGGCGATGGGCGATGACCAAAGATGTCCGTCCCTGCATCAATCGCTCGACCGCTTCTTTGATTAAAATTTCGGTTTCCGTATCAATCGAACTCGTGGCTTCATCCAAAATCAACACGCGCGGGTCATGCGCCAGAGCGCGGGCAAAACTGATTAACTGTTTCTGCCCAACTGATAAGCCAGCGCCGCGTTCACGCACTTCGGTTTGATAACCTCCGGGCAGATTCATGATGAATTCATCGGCGCGCACCTCTTTTGATGCGGCTTGCAACTGCTCTTCGCTGATTTGCGCCGAGCCTAAGCGAATGTTGCTTGCCAGATCGCCCGAAAACAGAAAGACATCCTGCAAGACGATGCTGAAATTGGCGCGCAACTCAGCTAAATCCAATTCGCGAATATCGACACCGTCAAGCAGTATCTGCCCACGCTGAATATCATAAAACCTGAGCAGCAGATTGGTGATGGTGGTTTTGCCTGCGCCGGTGTGACCGACGAAAGCGATTTTTTCGCCCGATTCGGCAATGAACGACACATCTTTTAAAATCCAGTCTGCTTTTTTGTAAGCGAACCAGACGTTGCGAAATTCGATGCGCCCTTGAACCTTGCTTAACTGGTTTGGCTTGGCGGGTGACTCGATTTTCACCGGTTCATCGAGCAATTTGACGATGCGCTCGGATGCCGCCATTGCGGCTTGCAGAATGTTGTATTTTTCACTGATGTCGGAAATCGGCTCATAAAAATTGCGCGCCAGTTGAATGAATGCCACGAGTGTGCCGATGGTCGCCACGCCTTGAATAACCTGCCCGCCACCATACCAGATGATTAAGGCGATGCCGATAGCGCCGATGATTTCGACCGCCGGATAGAAGACCGCATAATAAAAAATCGTATCGATGTTGGCTTTGCGATGCGCTTCATTGATGGCTTTGAATTGATTGATCTCTTTTTCTTCGCGATTGAAAAGTTGGACGACCGGCATGCCTGTGATGTGCTCCTGCAAAAAGGCATTGATGCGGGCGATACGTGTGCGAACTTCGCGAAAGGAATTGCGCGCGCCGCGACGAAACCAGGTGGTGAGCGCAAACAGTAACGGCACAATGGCAAACGAAACCAGGGCAAGTCGCCAGTTCGATTGGAACATCCAGATGATGATGTAACCGATCATCGCCAGATCGCCAAAGATGACAATGACGCCTGCGGTAAACATTTCATTGAGCGCATCGACATCCGAGGTGAGGCGCGTCATGAGACGCCCGACCGGGTTGCGGTCATAATATTGCACATCGAGTTGTTGCAGTTTGGCGAAGACCTCTTTGCGCAGGTCGTACATGATGTACTGTCCCATCTTCTGCATAACGACCGCTTGAGAATAGCTGACCATGAAGGACAGAATGTTGGCGCACAGAAACACCATCGCGATAAACAACACGCCGGTCATAGGACTGCCACCGAATCCGAAAAATTCGGCGGCGTGTTTTAGGAGCAGGGCAAAACCCGTAGGGGGATTATCGGGGTCAGGCTTTAAGAAAACATCGATGGCGGCTTTCATCAGCGGCGGACCGGCAAGCGATAACGGCGCGCTTAAAATAATCAATACCAGCGATGTGATGGCGAACCATTTGTAAGGCAACAGATATTTCATCATACGGCGCATCAATCGCGCATCGTATGCTTTGCCTAAAACTTCTTCTTCGTGATGTGACTGTCCTTCTGCCATTTTTAATCCAGCGAGTCTGGCGAATCTGGCGAGTCTCGGAAGTTAGAAGTATGACTTGCTAGACTTTCAAGACTCGCCAGACTCGTCAGACTTAACTTGTTGCAGCCAATTCCTCTTCGAGCAATTGCTTCTCGTATAACTCTGCGTACAAACCGCCGTGAGCGATGAGCGATTCATGGTCGCCGCGTTCGACGATGCGACCGTTTTCCAAAACCACGATTAAATCGGCGTCTTTCACGGTCGATACGCGATGCGACACAATTAAACTGGTGCGCCCGACCATGATTTCGCGCAGATGATGCAGAATTTTTTCTTCCGTGTAGGTATCGACCGCCGAAAGCGAATCATCGAGAATTAAAATTTTCGGGCGACGAATCAAAGCGCGGGCAATCGCCGTGCGTTGTTTTTGTCCGCCGGAAAGCGTAATGCCGCGCTCGCCGACAAGGGTCTCAAAGCCTTTGGGAAATTCTTTGATGTCTGTAGCGATACCGGCTTCTTCGGCTGACTGTTCAATCTCTTCACGCCCTGCCTGTTCGACACCAAAGGCAATATTTTCTGCAAGGTTTTCACTGAACAGAAAAGTTTCCTGCGGCACGTAACCAATCGACGAGCGCAACACCCGCAAAGGAATTTCCTGAATCGGATGCCCATCGATTAACACCTGTCCGCGCTCTGCGTCCAACAGGCGCGGCACCAGATTGGTAATCGTGGATTTGCCGGAACCGACTGCGCCGACAAACGCCACAGTTTGACCCGCGGCGATGTGCAAATTGATGTCGCGCAGGGCTGGCTCTTTCGCGCCTTCGTAATAAAACGTCAAATTACGAAATTCGATTTCGCCGCGAATTTCGGGAATATTTTGGGTTTCCTCGGTATCGCGAATCGCTGGCTCGACGCTCATGATTTTGTGCATGCGCTCCATCGAAGCCATGCCGCGTTGAAAAATATTAATGACCCAGCCGAGCGCAATCATCGGCCAAATCAGATAGCCAAGGTAGAGATTGAATTGAAAAAACTGCCCGACGGTAATCTGGTCTTGAATGACCAGGCGACCGCCAAACCATAAAACCGCAATGAATCCCAACCCGATACAGATTTGCAGTAACGGATGAAAGATTGCCGATAGTTTAATAAGGTTCAGGTTGCGATTGACATATTCGCGATTGACCTGGCGAAACTGGTTGATTTCAGCTTGCTCCTGGGCGTAGGCGCGAATGACGCGCACGCCGGACAGCGATTCCTGGGCGCGATTCGATACGGTGCCGAAATATTCCTGCACTTCCTGAAAGCGGTCATGTATGCGTTTGGAAAAATAGTGCGTGGCGAAGGCGACAAGCGGCACCGAACAAAACGCCATCAGGGTGAGTTGCCAACTGATGCGAAACATAATCGGCAGCATCAACACGAAAGAAAAGACGGTGTTTGCCGTGTACATCAACGCGGGACCGACAATCATTCGCACCTGTCCGAGGTCGTTGGTGGCGCGCGCCATCAAATCGCCCGTGCGATTTTTCTGATAAAACTCGAACGGCAGCTTTTGCAGGTGCTCGTAAAAATCGTTGCGCAGGTCGTATTCGATGTCACGCGACATATTGATGAGCACGCGGCGTTGGGTAAATAAAAAGATACCTTGCGCCACCGCGATTAAAATGACCAGCCCTGCGTACTCGTATAATTTTCCCTGCGTGGTATTTTGAGTTAAGGTGTCAACCGCATTACGCAACACAATCGGCGAGTTGAGTTTCAGCAAGTTGGTCAGAAAGACGCAAACAATGCCAAACGCCACTTTGCCTTTGTAAGGGGCGAAATAACTGACGAGTTTTTTAAACGGAGTCATTTTTGTTAGTTTAACGATAACTTCCCGCGCACTCAAATTGAGGAGGCGTGTTCAACCAAATCAATTTGAGTTTACGGACTAAAGTCTGATGTAAGTGAGCAAGCCTTTGGCGGCGAGTTTGCCTTGCGGGTCAAAGACATCGCAATCGGCAACCACGATGCGGCGACCGTCGCGTATCAACCTCGCTTCGGCAACGATATGCCCTTCGACAATTGGCGACAGGTAGTTGACTTTCATCTCAACCGTGGTGAATTTATCGCCGGGTTCAGATACCCCGACAATTGCCATCGCAACGGCTGTGTCAATCAGTGTAGCAATCGCGCCGCCGTGCATGACGCCCGCAAGCTGGCGATGTGTTTCGTTGACATCGAGACTGAGGCGCGCCCGACCCTTTTCGATTTCGTCTATCTTGATGCCCATCAGGCGGGGAAAGTGGTTGAGTTCAAATCGTTCTTGAATGGCTTTAAATTTTTCAGGTGAAATTTCCATCGGTTACTTTCTGGGTTTCTTTTTCGCTGAACTTTTTTTTGTAGAACTTTTTTGGGTAAGGATAGATGATTTTCGGTTAATTGGCGACCATTGGTAAACGCTTAAATCGCAGACGCCTTTTTCATTAAACACCACGCCTTCGGCTTCAAGCAGCAGTTGTTGTAAATCGGGTTCGTGCAAAATAATCCGCCCGGTTGAAATGCTGCCGCGCGAATTGATGACCCGGTGCCAGGGAATTTCACGCCCGTCTTGCGGGGTGGCATGCATCGCCCAGCCGACCAGGCGCGGGCTGTAGCGGTCTTCGAGCAGGCGGGCAATCTGCCCGTAGGTCATCACTCGCCCGCGAGGGATTTTCAAAACCATCCGGTAAATTTTTTCAAATACTTGCTCAAATCCCCTGGCAGTCTTTTTCTTACTTGCCGCTGACGATTTTTTTGCGGCAGCCGTGGTGCGCACCTGCTGTTGGGTTTTTTTGATTAATGATTTTGCCATCGCTAAAGGTCTTAATCGCTCAATGAAGCGGCGGCGGTTGCACACCCACCAGATGCAGGTAGGTATAGAGTTGCCCGCGATGATGAATTTCGTGTTCGTACATGGCATGCAATAAATCGATGCGACGCACGATGTGACCTGCGAAATCGACTTTGTCATCGAGTTTGTCGGCGGTCAGTTCGGCAACCTCTGCGACCAGTTTATCGTGCGACTGGTCGAAAGTGTCGGCAATTTCATCGGCGGTGCTTGCGCTGAATTCCCAATCGGGACGTTCCATTACCCCGGTCACAGCGGTTTTGGTTAAAACATATTCGGCTTCGGGGAAGTGGCGAACCATTTTGCCGAGGGTGAATAAATCATCCTGCGGTTGCCAATCAAACTTTTCTTTTGGGGCGCTGCGAATGGCGCGCGCAGTTTTTTTGTGATTGTAGTTCCAGCGGGCGATGAAGGCTTCGATTTCCGGGCAACTCATGATTTTTTCTCCTAATGGTTTGGTGCAATGAAAGAGTTGCATATTAGCAGGTATCGGTTATGGGGTGCTAGCCATCTGAGGGCGATTTATTTGCCCCGGAAGATTTAGTCGCGGTGAAAATCAAATTGTCGCAAATCAATCCCTGAAGTTAGTAGACAGATTTTGGCATAAGTCAAAAAATGCCCGACAGAAAGTGACACAAAGAGCTGGCAAAAACGGCAAATGTCATTCACAGGTAGCAAAATGCGGCGAAATCATAAGCGCTTATTGCTTAAATTTCGAGTTTTTGTTGATTTTGTGGAAAAACTTACTGACTCAGGTAGTCGCATAAAAATGTAAGTGACGCGAAATGGCATTTAGTAGTGCCGCAAAATGTCATTATTGAGATGATGGAATGACATAAATAGTTAAAGTGAATTTTTAAGTGTTTTGGTTTAACTTACCACAAAAAAGCTGATGGCATAATTCAAGTAAACTGCCAACCGGTAATGGCACAAGCGTTGCCAAGGGAAGACGTGGTTCTAGCAGTCAACAGTTGAAAATAAAAGAAACCTCTTCTGCTCAGAGTAACTGCGGGATGCAGAACTAAGGGTTGAGAATGGAAAGGAGGATGGGGGCCCTGCTTTCCATTCAACGCCATCTTTAATTGAGTGAGAGCAGAGCACTCAAACGACGAAGCAACACTGAGAAGCGACAGACAGAGAAAGTACAGGACCAAGAGGCATAAGGGGGCATGGCTCTTCGTTCTGACTACAGAAGCCGCTGATGCTAAAACATCAGCGGCTTTAATTTTTTGTAGGTTTGAATTCACATAATTTTCAGTCTTCAAATCCTGCCAAACCATTATCTTATATCAATCAACGTTTTGTTTGACTTGAATCAAATGACTAACCTAGTATTGAAGTGTCGGTTTACGATAAATCTCCTGCGACAATAAAGAGGGAAACGTTAGATGGGAAGCTTAGGATGGCCTGAGATTTTAATGATTCTGGTTGTGGCGCTCATTATTTTTGGGCCACGCAAATTGCCCGAACTCGGTAAAACGCTGGGCAATGCGCTCGCGCAATTTCGTCGCGCCAGCGAAGATTTCAAACGCACCTGGGAAGAAGAGGTCGAAACCGAAAAGCGTAAACTCGAAGCTTCGGTGCGTTCATTGGATGAGCCGGTAAAATCGTCGTATGACGATTCAACCGCAGGCAGTTCATATTATGATTCGATTGCCGATTCCACAACCGCATCAGAGCCTGCGAGTTCGGCGACTGAAACGAATGAAAGCGCCGAGACTACAACCAGCAATACGGATTCGCCCTATTGGTCTCAGGAAAATCCTTCCGAACTTTCGCAAACTGCCGCAAGCGTTGAAGAGAATTTAGAGAACGCTACGCAAACCGTGCCAACCATCACGCCTGAAACGCAGGCAGTGCCGCGACAAACCAAACGCGACTGGATGTGAAAATAGGATATGGGATTCAGGAATTTTGACTGAATCCTGAATCCTGAATCCTGATTATGGCTACAATCTTTACAGAAGAAGAAAAGGACGTGATGGAAGAAGAGTCGAGTATGTCCTTTCTGGAACATCTTGACGAACTTCGCAGTCGGTTGATTCGCATCGCGGCGTTTGTCTTGATTGCCTTTGTGGTGAGCTGGTTTTTTTCTGACCGCATTTATAAATTCCTGCAAGTTCCGGTGCTCAAGGCAATGGTTGAAGCCAAGCGCGAATATGCGAAAAAGCTGATTGGCGCGCCGATTCAGGCGCTTGCCGATATGCCCGATGGGGCAGAGATTTTTTTTGCATTTCCCAAAGAGTTCCGTTTAGGCGAGGTGTTAATCCCGCCAGGCACCAGCATTCTGGTTAAAGTGCAACGCGATGACAATGGTTTGATTCAATTGCTCACCACTAAACCCTGGATAGTGAATGAAAATACGATTTTGAAAGAAGGCTACGTCCTGCCGCGCGAATTTTATGATTCCTCGAATGTCTATCTGGGGCTGGATAATCAACTGGTCGTCGGCAATGTGCAAGGCGCATTTAATCTCTACATAAAAGTTGCTTTTTTTGCGGCGATATTTTTTGCCGTGCCGTTTATTCTGGTGCAAGCCTGGGGATTTATTGCGCCCGGACTTTATCCGCATGAAAAAAAATATGCCATGCCGTTGATTATCATGGCATCGGTCTTTTTCATTTTAGGTTGCGCCTTTGCCTATTACATCGCCTTTCCGCGCGCCGCGAATTTCCTGCTAGGTGTAGCTGCGCAAGGCGATTTGCGCCCGCTGGTCACGGCGGATGAATATTTCGATTTGATTATGACGATTACGCTGGGACTCGGCGTAGTTTTTGAAATTCCTGCGGTGACTTTTTTTCTGGCGCGGTTAGGGTTGGTGAGCCACAAATTGCTGCTCAAGGTTTGGCGAGTGGCGATAATCGTCATTTTTATTGTTGCAGCGATTTTATCGCCGACCACAGATGTGCCGAACCTGTTGGTTTTTGCCGCGCCCATGATGCTGCTCTATTTTTTCAGCGTCGGCATTGCCTGGGTTTTTCATAAAGACCGCCAAAAGGAATAATGAACCGGCGAAATTAAGGCGCAAGTCGCTTGTCGCTGAGGCGTTCTAAGATTGACCGCGTGAAAGTAATCAACGTAAACTAAACCTTTAATTGTACCGCTCACACAATCCGTGGATGACCGCATGGATTGCTGATTTTGAAAGGAGTTTGAATCTATGAGGAGTGATGTCAATCTCTTCAAAAAAATCTGCTGCCTGACGCTGGTTCTGTTTATCGCCGTTGGCAGTGCCCCAACCATTCTGGCTCAAGATGATAAGCCCAAAAAAGACTCGAAAGAGGGGAAACGAAAAGAAGAGTTGAAAAGCGTTTATAAACGCTGGCTCGATGAAGACGTGACCTACATTATCACGGACGATGAGCGCAAAGCTTTCAAAGCGCTCAAGACCGACGAAGAGCGCGACCAGTTCATCGAACAATTCTGGTTGCGCCGCGACCCAGACCCCGATACGCCCGAAAACGAATACAAAGACCAGTATTTCGAGCGCATTCAATATGCCAACGAACATTATGCTTCGGGAATCCCCGGCTGGCGAACCGATAGAGGGCGCATTTATGTGATGTTTGGCAAACCTGACCAGATAGAATCGCATCCGTCGGGCGGCTCTTATGACAGACCTTCATACGAAGGCGGCGGCTCGACTTCAACTTATCCTTTTGAAATCTGGTGGTATCGCTACATCGAAGGCATCGGCTCGGATATTGAAATCGAATTCGTTGACCCGTCGGGTTCAGGCGAATACCGCATTGCCCGCAGTCCCGATGAAAAGGACGCGCTGCTTTATGTGCCGAATGCCGGGTTGACGCTTTCTGAACAGTTAGGGATGTCAACCAAAGCCGACCGCATCACTGGCGGTTTCGGTGGAGGAGACGGGCGCAGTCGCCTGTTTGGCACACGCGCCAAAGACCAACCGTTTGAGCGGTTGCAATTGTGGGCGGATTTGCAAAAACCGCCGCAAATCAAATACCCTGACCTGCAAGTCAAAGCTGAACTCCCGGAAATCGCTACGGACATTTTGCCGTTCAGCGTGCGCACGGATTTCTTCCGCATCAGCAACGAAAGCATTGTGACTTCGTTTACCGTGCAATTCGACCATTCCGATTTATCGTTCAAAAACCAGGGCGGACTGTACACCTCGTCGGTCAATATGTATGCGAAAATCAGAGCCTTGGCGGGTAAGAATGCCGGGACTTTTGAAGATAATGTGACCACAGGCCGTTATACAGAAGAACAGTTGCCGGTTGGTCAAAGCCTGCGTTCGATTTATCAAAAGCATGTGGTGTTGCCGCCGGGGCGTTACAAAATCGACATTGTGGCGCGCGACATCGTGAGCGGTAAAACCGGCGTCCTGCATCATTCCTTTGAAGTGCCGCGTTATCAGGAATCGCAACTGGCAACCAGCACGGTGGTCTTAGCGACCTCGATTGAACCGGTCGATAGCAAGAAACTGCTCGATAATAACGCGCAGTTTGTCATCGGACGTTATAAAGTGAAACCGTTTGTCAGCGGCATCTACAAACCCGGTCAAAACCTTGCGGTGTTTATGCAGGTTTATGATGCGGAGATGGATCAGGCGACTTTGCAACCGGCAATTAAAGTCGAATATGTGATTTTAAAAGACGGCAAAGAGATTGCCACGATTGCTGAAGACGGCAAGAGCCAACTCGGTAAAATCGATATGAAGGGACAACAACTGACCGTGATGCGCGCCATTCCGCTCAAAGACCAACTGGCGGAACCCGGCTCGTACACCGTGAAAGTCAAGGTAACGGATTTGGTTCGACAAACGACCATCACCCCGCAAACCAACTACACGGTAGTCAATCGCTAGTTTCTTTACTTCTTTAAGCCATAAAAAAGTGGGACTACAGTAACGCAGTCCCACTTTTTTTATGGCTTAAAATGTAAAAGGTAGAAATGCCCTGACCCGCATTTCTACCTTAAATCAATATGCGAATAATAGTAGTTCGTACGGGATTTGAACCCGTGTTTCGGCCTTGAGAGGGCCGCGTCCTAGACCAGACTAGACGAACGAACCTAAAGTCAAATAAACGACCCCTATTTTACACATCGCATAATGCCGCTGCAATCTTTTTATAATCCGCCTTTTCTTGACACTCATTGCAACGGGGTTTTATGCTGACTCACTAAAAGAAACAGCGATTTTCTTGCCGTTATTATTTAATCACTAGGAGATTTTCGGATGGATTCCAAAACCGTTCTGCGATTCGTGGTTGACGAACAGGTGAAATTTGTCGATTTGCGGTTTACCGATTTAATTGGCGCGTGGCATCACTTGACGATTCCCATCAGCCAATTCAAAGAAGAGACCTTCGACTCGGGCATCGGCTTTGACGCATCAAGCCTGCGCGGCTGGGCAACGATTAACGAATCGGATATGTTGCTCATTCCCAGTGCCGACCGTTTCTGGCTTGACCCGTTTTTTGAAGAACCAACGGTCTGTATGTTCGCCAATGTCGTCG
This genomic window from Acidobacteriota bacterium contains:
- the aac(6') gene encoding aminoglycoside 6'-N-acetyltransferase, encoding MMIRPLQESDKSEWLRLRHRLWPDASLDELAAEVNDYQGEDAKTIVLVCERESGGLQGMLEVSIRAYAEGCNTNHVGYLEGWYVDVDVRRQGVGRALVEAAENWAIAQGCTEMASDTEIDNLLSQKAHAQIGYAEVERIVCFKKDLKRE
- a CDS encoding 3-hydroxyacyl-CoA dehydrogenase family protein — encoded protein: MAIEKIAVIGAGTMGHGIAQVAAQAGYTVTLEDVNEDFVGRGLSRIKDNLEKGLERGKVTGDEMQATLARIRTSTDLQDAVADADLIIEAVIEKLDAKQKLFGELDRICKPETILGTNTSSLSVSAIASAATKAERVIGLHFFNPVHIMKLLEVVVGHETSRGTVAAALEFAKRIGKEAITVKDTPGFATSRLGVALGLEAIRMLEQGVASAEDIDKAMTLGYNHPMGPLRLTDLVGLDIRLHIADYLFAELGSEVFRAPDLLRQKVAEGKLGKKTGVGFYEWE
- a CDS encoding enoyl-CoA hydratase-related protein, which produces MELENVLVEKRGRVGVIIVNRPDKLNALNSATRRDILTALDKLENNEDVRVVVITGAGEKAFIAGADINEFAGMTAVKQRAVMKGRRAFDAVEDFTKPVIAQINGFCLGGGCELALACDLRIASTRAKLGQPEIKLGIIPGGGGTQRLTRLIGEGKAMELILTGDFISAEEAHRLGLVNHVYEPEELEAKTMELANRIAELSPVALAMAKASVKNAARMNLREGLDSEVDLFAICFSSEDKEEGVRAFLEKRKPEFKGK
- a CDS encoding ABC transporter ATP-binding protein, whose amino-acid sequence is MAEGQSHHEEEVLGKAYDARLMRRMMKYLLPYKWFAITSLVLIILSAPLSLAGPPLMKAAIDVFLKPDPDNPPTGFALLLKHAAEFFGFGGSPMTGVLFIAMVFLCANILSFMVSYSQAVVMQKMGQYIMYDLRKEVFAKLQQLDVQYYDRNPVGRLMTRLTSDVDALNEMFTAGVIVIFGDLAMIGYIIIWMFQSNWRLALVSFAIVPLLFALTTWFRRGARNSFREVRTRIARINAFLQEHITGMPVVQLFNREEKEINQFKAINEAHRKANIDTIFYYAVFYPAVEIIGAIGIALIIWYGGGQVIQGVATIGTLVAFIQLARNFYEPISDISEKYNILQAAMAASERIVKLLDEPVKIESPAKPNQLSKVQGRIEFRNVWFAYKKADWILKDVSFIAESGEKIAFVGHTGAGKTTITNLLLRFYDIQRGQILLDGVDIRELDLAELRANFSIVLQDVFLFSGDLASNIRLGSAQISEEQLQAASKEVRADEFIMNLPGGYQTEVRERGAGLSVGQKQLISFARALAHDPRVLILDEATSSIDTETEILIKEAVERLMQGRTSLVIAHRLSTIQSVDKIIVMHKGEIREMGNHQELLNQRGLYWRLYQLQFYQDFKRTLAESVAND
- a CDS encoding ABC transporter ATP-binding protein — translated: MTPFKKLVSYFAPYKGKVAFGIVCVFLTNLLKLNSPIVLRNAVDTLTQNTTQGKLYEYAGLVILIAVAQGIFLFTQRRVLINMSRDIEYDLRNDFYEHLQKLPFEFYQKNRTGDLMARATNDLGQVRMIVGPALMYTANTVFSFVLMLPIMFRISWQLTLMAFCSVPLVAFATHYFSKRIHDRFQEVQEYFGTVSNRAQESLSGVRVIRAYAQEQAEINQFRQVNREYVNRNLNLIKLSAIFHPLLQICIGLGFIAVLWFGGRLVIQDQITVGQFFQFNLYLGYLIWPMIALGWVINIFQRGMASMERMHKIMSVEPAIRDTEETQNIPEIRGEIEFRNLTFYYEGAKEPALRDINLHIAAGQTVAFVGAVGSGKSTITNLVPRLLDAERGQVLIDGHPIQEIPLRVLRSSIGYVPQETFLFSENLAENIAFGVEQAGREEIEQSAEEAGIATDIKEFPKGFETLVGERGITLSGGQKQRTAIARALIRRPKILILDDSLSAVDTYTEEKILHHLREIMVGRTSLIVSHRVSTVKDADLIVVLENGRIVERGDHESLIAHGGLYAELYEKQLLEEELAATS
- a CDS encoding PaaI family thioesterase — protein: MEISPEKFKAIQERFELNHFPRLMGIKIDEIEKGRARLSLDVNETHRQLAGVMHGGAIATLIDTAVAMAIVGVSEPGDKFTTVEMKVNYLSPIVEGHIVAEARLIRDGRRIVVADCDVFDPQGKLAAKGLLTYIRL
- a CDS encoding MGMT family protein, giving the protein MAKSLIKKTQQQVRTTAAAKKSSAASKKKTARGFEQVFEKIYRMVLKIPRGRVMTYGQIARLLEDRYSPRLVGWAMHATPQDGREIPWHRVINSRGSISTGRIILHEPDLQQLLLEAEGVVFNEKGVCDLSVYQWSPINRKSSILTQKSSTKKSSAKKKPRK
- a CDS encoding DinB family protein — protein: MSCPEIEAFIARWNYNHKKTARAIRSAPKEKFDWQPQDDLFTLGKMVRHFPEAEYVLTKTAVTGVMERPDWEFSASTADEIADTFDQSHDKLVAEVAELTADKLDDKVDFAGHIVRRIDLLHAMYEHEIHHRGQLYTYLHLVGVQPPPLH
- a CDS encoding twin-arginine translocase TatA/TatE family subunit → MGSLGWPEILMILVVALIIFGPRKLPELGKTLGNALAQFRRASEDFKRTWEEEVETEKRKLEASVRSLDEPVKSSYDDSTAGSSYYDSIADSTTASEPASSATETNESAETTTSNTDSPYWSQENPSELSQTAASVEENLENATQTVPTITPETQAVPRQTKRDWM